A window of Psychromonas sp. CNPT3 contains these coding sequences:
- a CDS encoding peptidylprolyl isomerase, with protein sequence MITLHTNFGDIKLALNTEKAPKTVANFLKYAASGHYDNTIFHRVIAGFMIQGGGFQPGMEEKDTNKPVKNEASNGLSNVNYSVAMARTMEPHSASAQFFININDNKFLDFKSETTDGWGYCVFAEVVEGFDIVDKIKDVATGNFGFVHQDVPLEDVLLTHVTIA encoded by the coding sequence ATGATTACATTACATACAAATTTTGGTGACATTAAACTGGCATTAAATACAGAAAAAGCCCCTAAAACAGTGGCTAACTTCCTAAAATATGCAGCCTCTGGTCACTACGATAATACTATTTTCCATCGTGTGATTGCAGGTTTCATGATCCAAGGTGGTGGTTTTCAACCGGGTATGGAAGAAAAAGACACCAACAAACCAGTAAAAAATGAAGCAAGTAATGGTCTTTCAAATGTAAATTACTCAGTTGCAATGGCGCGTACCATGGAACCGCATTCAGCTTCTGCGCAGTTCTTTATCAATATCAATGATAATAAATTTCTTGATTTCAAATCTGAAACAACGGATGGTTGGGGCTACTGTGTATTTGCAGAAGTTGTTGAAGGTTTTGATATTGTTGACAAAATTAAAGATGTTGCGACAGGTAACTTTGGGTTCGTACATCAAGATGTACCTCTTGAAGATGTGTTACTGACACATGTGACTATCGCCTAA
- a CDS encoding UDP-2,3-diacylglucosamine diphosphatase, translating to MRTLFIADLHLSETSPQLTRAFFTFLEQENTDVDALYILGDLFEVWIGDDEHTPLMDEVAQKLSQYHQRFNIPIYYIHGNRDFMIGKRYAKQSCMQLLPEHYEIDLYAQRVLIMHGDTLCLADKNYQRLRKIIHNPLLQFIFNCLPLKLRKKIGWKIRTASQSKKAYKKGNVMGVTESEVQRLLNVHQCTLLIHGHTHQVGSYSVLGEGDNKCRMDVGDWFNEYSFIEATASSTQIIFRPVLPI from the coding sequence ATGCGCACGCTCTTTATTGCAGATCTGCATTTAAGTGAAACTAGCCCGCAATTAACACGCGCTTTCTTTACTTTTTTAGAGCAAGAAAATACGGATGTTGACGCCTTATATATTTTGGGCGACTTGTTTGAAGTGTGGATCGGTGATGATGAGCACACCCCTTTGATGGATGAGGTAGCACAAAAGTTATCTCAATATCATCAACGTTTTAATATCCCTATTTATTATATTCATGGTAATCGCGACTTTATGATCGGCAAACGTTATGCAAAACAGTCTTGCATGCAATTATTGCCCGAGCATTATGAAATTGATTTATATGCGCAAAGAGTTTTGATCATGCACGGTGATACGCTTTGCCTTGCGGATAAAAATTATCAGCGTTTACGAAAAATTATTCATAACCCTCTTTTACAGTTTATTTTTAATTGCCTACCGTTAAAGTTGCGCAAAAAAATTGGTTGGAAAATTCGCACCGCAAGCCAATCTAAAAAAGCATATAAAAAAGGTAATGTGATGGGGGTAACCGAATCTGAAGTGCAACGTTTATTGAACGTACACCAATGTACACTGCTTATTCACGGACATACTCATCAAGTGGGCAGTTATAGCGTACTTGGTGAAGGGGATAATAAATGCAGAATGGATGTTGGCGATTGGTTTAATGAATATAGTTTTATTGAAGCGACAGCCTCCTCAACGCAGATAATCTTCAGGCCCGTCTTACCTATTTAA
- a CDS encoding LysR family transcriptional regulator, protein MGFDLNTLTIFTQVVNCNSFTKAAINLGITKSTVSRKIAELEDHLGARLLTRSTRNLTLTKEGINFYQSTSQILDRIDQAEIDVMESHDFIRGTMSIVIPVEAENSLMRECITDFMKIHPELIIKLEISNRKVDIISEGVDFIIQAGNVEDSSLIARVFYHATRILIASPEYLERNNEPMTLKDLKAPHQQIVLSTMKHGTGGHVLSGLPYRFKVNTLSASLNACVKGLGIAYMSELLCRDLIKEGKLKHLLPNIYAEKVPINFIYPERKLMTKRLRKFLDFTLQRFENENKKEIKSTLLINDSNGLN, encoded by the coding sequence ATGGGTTTTGACTTAAATACATTGACTATTTTCACTCAGGTTGTGAACTGTAATAGTTTCACTAAAGCGGCTATTAATTTAGGTATCACTAAGTCGACAGTCAGTCGGAAAATAGCGGAATTAGAAGATCATTTAGGGGCTCGATTGCTTACTCGCTCTACTCGGAATTTAACGCTCACCAAAGAAGGTATCAATTTCTATCAGTCGACTTCTCAAATATTAGATCGAATTGATCAAGCCGAAATTGACGTCATGGAAAGCCATGACTTTATTCGAGGCACCATGAGTATTGTGATCCCCGTTGAAGCTGAGAATAGTTTGATGAGAGAGTGCATTACCGACTTTATGAAAATACATCCCGAGTTAATTATCAAGTTAGAAATATCGAATCGAAAAGTAGATATTATTAGTGAGGGTGTCGATTTTATTATTCAAGCCGGTAATGTCGAGGATTCATCTTTAATCGCTCGCGTCTTTTATCACGCCACTCGGATACTTATCGCCAGTCCCGAGTATTTAGAACGCAATAATGAACCCATGACGTTAAAAGATTTAAAAGCACCGCATCAGCAAATTGTGCTAAGTACCATGAAGCATGGTACCGGAGGTCATGTATTATCCGGGTTACCTTATCGATTTAAAGTGAATACTTTAAGCGCGTCTTTAAACGCCTGTGTTAAAGGTCTGGGCATTGCTTATATGTCTGAATTATTGTGCCGAGATCTGATTAAAGAAGGTAAATTAAAGCATCTACTGCCTAATATTTATGCTGAAAAAGTACCGATTAATTTCATTTATCCAGAGCGTAAATTAATGACTAAACGATTACGTAAATTTTTAGATTTTACGTTACAGCGCTTTGAAAATGAAAATAAAAAGGAAATAAAGTCGACACTGTTAATTAATGATAGCAATGGACTTAATTAA
- a CDS encoding efflux transporter outer membrane subunit has product MRKKHQLAMPLFLATSILSGCSMSPPEAPVQKKLLTSQQVKLSSIEMNVIHEQWWAQFNDPQLTQLINLGFNNNLTLQQAQQKVELASQQIALAEAGNQVKVNLNISAGGFGTNAGSFNLDGAKYSGLGMLLPSFSYQFDFWGKHDAIIAAASNQKKSVQAKQEQAKQIIAASITNSYLYLQSSYQIEKNLNVLLNEIEQQNIVIIKQVKRGLAVPSDELLNQGDIDTLLAQISTEKTHQKLAKNQLALYLGTTPDQLISLVAPTAKPIKPLNSITAVPMSLLERRSDIIASKWLVEMSQQQVTQAKLAYYPDVNLMAVGVVQALTNLNPSRLLIGSATAGTNLPIYDGGVRDANYTSANIKFDSAVLDYNQTVLTAVKQASDAIINLQEAHRQLALSTSAVTHYQDAFELINKRYKRGLISFFEMNAARMLWHKQVIIEVNADAHVLQNQLQLISALGGSYTR; this is encoded by the coding sequence ATGAGAAAAAAACATCAATTAGCGATGCCCTTATTTTTGGCAACATCAATACTGTCAGGCTGTAGCATGAGTCCTCCTGAAGCACCGGTTCAAAAAAAACTATTAACATCTCAACAAGTTAAACTTTCCAGCATAGAAATGAACGTAATACACGAACAATGGTGGGCTCAATTTAATGATCCTCAGCTCACTCAGTTGATTAACCTTGGTTTCAATAATAATTTAACGCTACAACAAGCTCAGCAAAAAGTAGAATTAGCGTCTCAACAAATTGCATTAGCGGAAGCCGGAAATCAAGTCAAGGTGAACTTAAATATAAGTGCGGGTGGTTTTGGTACGAACGCGGGATCTTTTAATCTCGATGGCGCAAAATATTCGGGTTTAGGAATGTTACTCCCTTCTTTTTCTTATCAATTTGATTTTTGGGGTAAGCATGACGCTATTATTGCGGCAGCAAGCAATCAAAAAAAATCAGTGCAAGCTAAACAAGAGCAAGCCAAACAGATTATTGCAGCCTCAATTACAAACAGTTATCTTTATTTACAAAGCAGCTATCAAATCGAAAAAAACCTTAATGTGTTACTCAATGAAATTGAGCAACAAAATATCGTCATAATAAAGCAGGTAAAAAGAGGACTTGCGGTCCCCTCAGATGAGCTTTTAAATCAAGGTGATATCGATACTTTATTGGCGCAAATTTCGACAGAAAAAACGCATCAAAAACTCGCTAAAAATCAACTGGCTTTATACCTTGGCACCACCCCTGATCAATTAATAAGTTTAGTGGCCCCAACAGCAAAACCTATCAAGCCTCTTAACAGCATAACGGCTGTTCCAATGAGTTTACTTGAACGACGATCCGATATTATCGCCAGTAAATGGCTGGTTGAAATGAGCCAACAACAAGTAACACAAGCAAAGTTAGCTTATTACCCAGACGTTAATTTAATGGCCGTGGGCGTTGTTCAAGCATTGACTAATTTAAATCCGAGTCGATTACTCATCGGCTCAGCGACAGCGGGAACAAACCTTCCCATTTACGATGGTGGTGTGAGAGACGCCAATTACACCTCTGCAAATATAAAATTTGACAGTGCAGTGCTTGATTATAACCAAACGGTGCTAACGGCGGTTAAGCAAGCATCAGATGCCATTATCAACCTCCAAGAAGCACATCGACAACTCGCTTTATCCACCTCTGCAGTCACTCATTACCAAGACGCATTTGAGCTTATCAATAAACGCTATAAACGTGGATTAATAAGCTTTTTCGAAATGAATGCAGCGCGAATGTTATGGCACAAGCAAGTGATTATAGAAGTGAATGCTGACGCTCACGTATTGCAAAATCAGCTGCAACTGATCAGTGCGTTAGGTGGAAGTTACACTCGATAA
- a CDS encoding efflux RND transporter periplasmic adaptor subunit, whose product MTIQSTKKRNILLSVFILSVFTVSAGLYLTLPSNEQSTEDAYVMGKKVIVTSTLAGTIGKITSDETQTVQQGTTLILLSNNEILIATQAAEANVEIALRQVNSNYLKIDKLSAQISAEKIKLSQVTQDYKRRIGGDKDGTVLPEVLMHAKKSVAITKANLRALHMQLAADKALLPAINKLQTPQVQLAISQLRKIYLAKENASIVAPISGVIANKSAYIGQQIKPGQPLMTIVPLHNLWIEANFKETQLKNIRPGQSVNISSDLYGEEHNYNGIVVGIHAGTGNVFSAIPAQNATGNWIKIIQRIPVRIYINPSQLKAFPLRIGMSMKVTVKTNSQPKGSFDADALIHNENIIGSYQQKLARVDTRVAKLIKKLGV is encoded by the coding sequence ATGACAATCCAATCAACAAAAAAACGTAACATTCTTCTTAGCGTATTTATTTTATCGGTATTCACAGTAAGCGCAGGACTTTACCTAACCCTCCCCTCTAACGAACAAAGCACCGAAGACGCTTATGTCATGGGTAAAAAAGTGATCGTCACTTCGACACTCGCAGGCACCATTGGAAAAATAACGTCCGATGAAACCCAAACAGTACAACAAGGTACCACCTTAATATTACTGAGTAACAATGAAATATTAATCGCAACGCAAGCAGCAGAAGCCAATGTAGAAATAGCGTTACGACAAGTGAACAGTAATTACTTAAAAATAGACAAGTTAAGCGCACAAATATCCGCAGAAAAAATAAAATTATCTCAAGTAACCCAAGATTATAAGCGCCGTATAGGAGGAGATAAAGACGGCACTGTGTTACCCGAAGTACTTATGCACGCCAAAAAATCGGTCGCAATAACGAAAGCAAACCTTCGTGCTTTACATATGCAATTAGCTGCTGATAAAGCGTTATTGCCTGCCATAAATAAACTACAAACACCGCAAGTACAGCTGGCGATTTCGCAACTTCGCAAAATATATTTAGCAAAAGAAAATGCGTCTATTGTCGCCCCTATCAGTGGCGTTATCGCGAATAAATCGGCGTATATCGGCCAACAAATAAAACCAGGGCAACCCTTGATGACGATTGTTCCACTGCATAACCTTTGGATTGAAGCCAATTTTAAAGAAACTCAGCTGAAAAATATTCGTCCGGGTCAATCCGTTAATATTAGCTCCGACTTATACGGTGAAGAGCATAATTACAACGGTATCGTTGTGGGTATCCATGCAGGAACAGGTAACGTTTTCTCTGCCATCCCAGCTCAAAATGCCACGGGTAACTGGATAAAAATAATTCAACGTATTCCAGTGCGCATTTATATTAACCCCTCTCAACTCAAAGCGTTTCCTCTGCGCATTGGTATGTCAATGAAGGTCACGGTTAAGACCAATTCACAACCAAAAGGCAGTTTTGATGCCGATGCATTAATACACAATGAAAACATAATTGGATCATACCAACAAAAATTAGCACGCGTGGATACTAGGGTCGCGAAATTAATTAAAAAATTAGGTGTTTAG
- a CDS encoding DHA2 family efflux MFS transporter permease subunit translates to MSTESPLQGIKLILITLATSMATFMMVLDTSIANVAIPTISGSLGVSTNQGIWIITAFGAANAISMPMTGFLSKRFGEIKLFTFATLGFVITSFLCGMSNNMEMLLFFRVLQGAVSGSIAPLSQSILLRNFPREKHGMAMALWSMTIVVAPIMGPLLGGVLTDNYSWSWIFYINIPIGIIASGLVFFLLKNRESKSEKENINYIGIGLLVIAAGSIQLLFDLGKDEDWFQSNLIIGLAIIAILSWGIMIIWESYHENPVVNFRFFKQRNFTVAIIVMCLGFMVYFGSTLLLPLWLQGVMGYTASWSGYATAPIGILAVISAPIIGKLIQKVDVRYILSYAFVVFAIVGFWRSSYTLDAPFSYIMMPQFILGAANLAFFVPLQSLVINSVPRHEIANAVALSTFFRTLCGSLSSSLVTTIWDGRMEFHHARIAEGFTTSNQAAVEYIEKLGNNLTAVNGVITRQAYMLSTSEIFWASGIICLLLIPIIWLAKPVKH, encoded by the coding sequence GTGAGTACTGAATCGCCTTTGCAAGGAATAAAGCTAATATTAATCACTCTCGCCACGTCTATGGCGACGTTTATGATGGTGTTAGATACTTCGATCGCCAACGTCGCTATCCCCACAATTTCAGGCAGTTTAGGGGTATCAACAAACCAAGGTATTTGGATCATTACCGCATTTGGTGCAGCTAACGCCATTTCTATGCCTATGACGGGGTTTTTAAGTAAACGATTTGGAGAAATTAAGTTATTTACGTTTGCGACCTTAGGTTTTGTGATCACCTCTTTTTTATGTGGCATGTCAAATAACATGGAAATGCTTCTCTTTTTTAGAGTATTACAAGGTGCCGTTTCAGGTTCGATTGCACCTTTATCACAGAGTATTCTGTTGCGTAATTTCCCCAGAGAAAAGCATGGTATGGCCATGGCTTTATGGTCGATGACAATCGTTGTTGCCCCTATCATGGGCCCTCTTTTAGGCGGTGTGCTGACAGATAATTATTCCTGGTCGTGGATTTTTTATATTAATATTCCCATTGGTATCATCGCCAGCGGTTTGGTTTTCTTTTTATTAAAAAACAGAGAATCAAAATCCGAAAAGGAGAATATAAACTACATTGGTATTGGTTTACTAGTGATCGCAGCTGGCAGTATTCAATTACTGTTCGATCTTGGAAAAGATGAGGATTGGTTCCAATCAAACTTAATAATCGGTCTCGCTATTATTGCTATTTTATCATGGGGTATTATGATCATATGGGAATCATATCATGAGAATCCCGTTGTTAATTTCCGATTTTTTAAGCAACGCAATTTTACTGTCGCCATCATTGTTATGTGCTTAGGCTTCATGGTTTATTTTGGCTCTACTCTGTTATTGCCACTTTGGTTGCAAGGCGTGATGGGTTATACCGCATCATGGTCTGGTTATGCGACCGCGCCAATCGGCATATTAGCCGTCATAAGTGCCCCCATAATCGGCAAGTTAATTCAAAAAGTAGATGTGCGCTATATTTTATCTTACGCATTTGTCGTCTTTGCGATCGTTGGTTTTTGGCGATCCAGCTATACTTTAGACGCTCCTTTTTCCTATATTATGATGCCACAGTTTATACTTGGCGCCGCTAATTTGGCTTTTTTTGTGCCTTTACAAAGTCTCGTTATTAATAGCGTCCCAAGGCATGAAATCGCCAATGCCGTTGCATTGTCGACCTTCTTTAGGACGCTGTGCGGTAGTTTGTCTTCTTCTCTCGTGACAACCATATGGGATGGACGAATGGAATTTCATCACGCAAGAATTGCAGAAGGATTTACGACATCAAATCAGGCGGCCGTTGAGTATATAGAAAAACTAGGTAATAATTTAACGGCAGTTAATGGCGTAATAACCCGGCAGGCCTATATGCTATCAACCAGTGAGATTTTTTGGGCATCCGGCATCATCTGTTTATTACTGATCCCTATCATTTGGCTCGCAAAACCAGTAAAGCATTGA
- the prc gene encoding carboxy terminal-processing peptidase, with translation MKYTFRHSFCLIGSLYVGSAFCIPANIALKDIPHLEQQAQHGKVAKRVSDLYSRSHYKYIPLDDALSEKVFTRYIKMLDFNRQFFIQGDIDALKKYQDVLDDNLKTGQLDDVYKIFQLNLQRRYERFSYALTLLDTEMQFNSDQKYQFDRTESPWAKDKATLDRLWQDKVKYDALTLKLSDKTWKEIKKTLAKRYQMAIKHLSQTESEDIFQSFMNAYSHAIEPHTSYLSPRNAERFNMDMNLSLEGIGAVLQLQDDYTIIRSLVPGGPADRSKKIFKDDKIISVGQDGAAMIDVIGWRLDDIVDLIKGPKGTKVLLEILASKSGDKNRIIELVREKIHLEEREAKSSIEVIDGKNIGVISIPSFYMNLSIDVDKELEKLKAKNVEGIVIDLRNNGGGALSEATLLTGLFIKTGPVVQVRDSRNEIFVHKDKNPKISYDGPLTILINRYSASASEIFAAALQDYDRAIILGEQSFGKGTVQQHRRIARFYDQDADVIGSVQYTIAKFYRINGGSTQNKGVTPDISFPSAVAPEDTGESLEENALPWDNIRAAHYKSLGPLTKKITQLKSEYQQRIKTEIEFTYIADDIKQYQIEKNKKTISLDEKVRIKKRDENENKTLLRTNERLKRAGLKQVKSLDDIPEDFEILDALLIEAAHITLDFSKL, from the coding sequence ATGAAATATACTTTTCGTCATAGTTTTTGTTTAATTGGTTCGTTATATGTAGGCAGTGCCTTTTGCATTCCAGCTAATATAGCGCTTAAAGACATACCCCATTTAGAGCAACAAGCTCAACATGGTAAAGTGGCGAAGAGAGTGAGCGACCTTTATAGTCGCTCACATTATAAATATATCCCGTTGGATGATGCGTTATCGGAAAAAGTCTTTACGCGTTATATTAAAATGTTAGATTTTAATCGACAATTTTTCATTCAAGGCGATATTGATGCGCTCAAAAAGTATCAAGATGTTTTAGATGATAATTTGAAAACGGGCCAATTAGATGATGTTTATAAAATATTTCAATTAAACTTACAGCGCCGTTATGAACGCTTTAGTTATGCCTTAACGTTACTTGATACCGAAATGCAGTTTAACAGCGATCAAAAGTATCAATTTGATCGCACTGAGTCACCTTGGGCGAAAGATAAAGCAACCCTAGATCGACTGTGGCAAGACAAAGTAAAATACGATGCTTTAACGCTGAAACTCAGCGATAAAACGTGGAAGGAGATCAAAAAGACCCTCGCTAAACGTTATCAAATGGCCATTAAACACCTTTCGCAAACCGAAAGTGAAGATATTTTTCAAAGTTTCATGAATGCCTATTCACACGCTATAGAGCCTCATACTAGTTACCTATCTCCCCGTAATGCCGAACGTTTTAATATGGACATGAACCTTTCTCTTGAGGGAATTGGTGCTGTATTACAATTACAAGATGATTACACTATTATCCGTAGCTTAGTGCCGGGTGGACCTGCGGATCGTTCTAAAAAAATATTTAAAGATGATAAAATAATCAGTGTGGGTCAAGATGGTGCAGCCATGATTGATGTGATTGGTTGGCGTCTTGATGATATTGTCGATTTGATAAAAGGCCCAAAAGGCACCAAAGTTTTATTGGAGATCTTGGCAAGTAAATCGGGTGATAAAAATCGTATCATTGAGTTGGTGCGCGAAAAGATTCATCTTGAAGAGCGTGAAGCAAAATCGAGCATTGAAGTTATTGACGGTAAAAATATCGGTGTGATCAGTATTCCTAGCTTCTATATGAACTTAAGCATTGATGTCGATAAAGAATTAGAAAAACTTAAAGCTAAAAATGTCGAAGGCATCGTCATCGATTTACGTAATAATGGCGGTGGCGCATTAAGCGAAGCGACCTTATTAACCGGACTATTTATTAAAACTGGCCCTGTTGTACAAGTGCGCGATAGTCGCAATGAAATATTTGTACATAAAGATAAAAATCCTAAAATCAGTTATGACGGTCCGTTAACGATTTTGATAAATCGTTACAGTGCGTCAGCCTCTGAAATTTTTGCAGCCGCCTTACAAGATTATGATCGCGCAATTATTCTAGGTGAACAAAGCTTTGGTAAAGGCACAGTGCAACAACACAGACGCATTGCCCGTTTTTATGACCAAGATGCTGACGTTATTGGCTCGGTGCAATATACAATTGCAAAATTTTATCGTATCAATGGCGGAAGCACACAAAATAAAGGGGTTACTCCCGATATCTCATTCCCAAGCGCCGTTGCACCGGAAGATACCGGTGAAAGCTTAGAAGAAAATGCGTTACCTTGGGATAATATTCGCGCTGCCCATTACAAATCGTTAGGGCCGTTAACGAAAAAAATCACGCAACTTAAAAGTGAATATCAACAGCGTATTAAAACAGAAATCGAATTCACTTATATTGCAGACGATATTAAGCAGTATCAAATAGAAAAAAACAAGAAAACAATATCGTTAGATGAAAAAGTACGTATTAAAAAGCGTGATGAAAATGAAAATAAAACCTTATTGCGCACCAATGAACGATTAAAACGTGCAGGCTTAAAGCAAGTTAAAAGTCTTGATGATATTCCTGAAGATTTTGAAATATTAGATGCATTGTTAATTGAAGCTGCGCATATTACCTTAGACTTTTCTAAATTATAA
- the proQ gene encoding RNA chaperone ProQ encodes MENTEKFTNNKQIINFITEKFPLCFTAGSTPAKPLKIGIFQELVARLEDESRVSKTQLRGALRQYTLSWRYLHCVKEAVKRVDLDGVEGDDVSLEHAQHALKTLKESKDKVFANKKKTTNTENEKRAPKKVHVPKRKTAPVKKEVVEDLSNYKPATHAELSVQQVVKVLLGKVPVSGTVIEVMKDDVQVQLNSGMVVKVQAKHLIVE; translated from the coding sequence ATGGAAAACACAGAAAAATTTACTAACAACAAACAGATAATCAATTTTATCACCGAGAAATTCCCTTTATGTTTCACGGCCGGTAGTACGCCAGCTAAACCATTAAAAATTGGAATTTTCCAAGAACTTGTCGCGCGTTTAGAAGATGAATCTCGGGTTAGTAAAACGCAGCTTCGTGGTGCTTTACGCCAATACACATTAAGCTGGCGCTACTTGCATTGCGTTAAAGAAGCGGTAAAACGTGTTGATCTTGACGGCGTAGAAGGCGATGACGTGTCTCTTGAGCACGCACAACACGCCCTTAAAACGTTAAAAGAAAGCAAAGATAAAGTTTTTGCTAACAAGAAAAAAACAACGAATACAGAAAACGAAAAACGCGCACCTAAAAAAGTGCATGTGCCAAAACGTAAAACAGCCCCCGTGAAAAAAGAAGTTGTTGAAGATTTGAGCAATTACAAACCTGCTACACATGCAGAGCTATCGGTACAACAGGTCGTTAAAGTATTGTTAGGTAAAGTGCCTGTTTCTGGCACTGTAATTGAAGTGATGAAAGATGACGTTCAAGTTCAATTAAACTCAGGCATGGTTGTGAAAGTGCAAGCTAAACATTTGATCGTCGAATAA